The proteins below come from a single Leptotrichia sp. OH3620_COT-345 genomic window:
- a CDS encoding BppU family phage baseplate upper protein: MSLDNFKNRAIVWDTVNKGFPQPIQIMQGDVNARTLSIKILDNGGEIDLTGHSLKLTYQYTNSSNSGFVMIPPENLTKGEFILVIPTEMTETGVIEANLILLNEDKEQVIVSKNLTFISDNSTVTDLAQEVNNKIDDFTKLLLENMPQVMRSELNDLHAQTESNKSNIELKANQTDLNNLQADVSRQGIAISTKAEQSDLLITNQNVTTAQETAKQAEREAK, encoded by the coding sequence ATGAGTTTAGATAATTTTAAAAATAGAGCGATTGTATGGGATACGGTCAATAAAGGCTTCCCACAACCAATTCAAATAATGCAAGGCGACGTCAACGCTAGAACATTGTCAATTAAAATACTTGATAATGGAGGCGAAATTGATTTGACTGGCCATTCATTAAAACTTACATATCAATATACTAATAGCAGTAATTCAGGTTTTGTTATGATTCCTCCTGAAAACTTAACTAAGGGAGAGTTTATTTTAGTAATTCCTACCGAAATGACAGAAACTGGAGTTATTGAAGCGAACTTAATACTTCTCAATGAAGATAAAGAGCAGGTTATCGTCAGCAAGAACCTTACGTTTATATCAGATAATTCTACGGTTACAGATTTAGCTCAAGAAGTAAATAATAAGATTGATGATTTTACAAAATTATTATTGGAAAATATGCCACAAGTAATGCGTAGTGAGTTGAATGACTTACATGCTCAAACTGAATCAAACAAGAGCAATATTGAGCTTAAAGCCAATCAAACAGACTTGAACAACTTACAAGCTGATGTCAGCAGGCAAGGGATTGCAATTTCAACAAAAGCTGAACAATCAGATTTATTAATCACAAATCAAAATGTAACAACTGCTCAAGAAACAGCAAAACAAGCTGAACGTGAAGCCAAAAA